One genomic region from Maridesulfovibrio ferrireducens encodes:
- a CDS encoding LexA family transcriptional regulator: MNYIKSTDFFLPETKNITALPFYISEVAAGFPSPADDYIDKKMDLNEHLINHPAATFFVRAYGDSMQDANIESGDILIVDRALEAINNSIVIAVYNGELTVKRLKQTGNKLFLMPENKDYPVLEVTKETSFEIWGVVTYIIHKAGS; this comes from the coding sequence CCTTCCTGAAACAAAAAATATAACCGCGCTTCCTTTTTATATCTCAGAAGTCGCCGCCGGTTTCCCTTCTCCGGCCGATGATTATATCGATAAAAAAATGGACTTGAATGAACACCTTATCAACCACCCTGCCGCAACTTTTTTCGTCCGTGCATACGGAGACTCTATGCAGGACGCAAATATTGAATCTGGAGATATACTGATTGTAGATCGAGCTTTGGAAGCAATTAATAATTCGATTGTAATTGCAGTATATAACGGAGAGTTAACGGTCAAAAGGCTAAAACAAACTGGAAATAAATTATTCCTCATGCCTGAAAATAAAGATTACCCAGTACTGGAAGTAACTAAAGAAACCTCTTTCGAGATATGGGGAGTTGTAACCTACATCATTCATAAAGCTGGATCATGA